Genomic window (uncultured Desulfovibrio sp.):
GGGCATTGCGGCCCTGCACACCTCGGAAGACGATTATGTGCAGGACTTCTTGACCACCACCAATCATCAGTACCTCTGCCTCTTTACCAACAGGGGCCGCATGCACCAGCTCAAGGTGCATCAGGTGCCCGAAGGCAGCCGCACGGCCAAGGGCGTGCACATAAACAACCTGCTGCCCATGGAAGAAGGCGAATGGGTGACCACGGTGCTGGCCCTGCGCGAATTTGCGGAGGACAAGTATTTCCTCTTTGTGACGCGGCGGGGCATGGTCAAGCGCTCTTCGGCATCGCTCTATGCGCGCTGCCGCAAAAGCGGTCTCATTGCCGTGGGCCTGCGCGAGGATGACGAACTGGTGGTGGTGCGTCCCATCCGCGACGACAGCCACGTGGTGCTGGCCACGGCAGAGGGCTATGCCATTCGGTTCAGCTGCCGGGATGTACGGCCCATGGGCCGGGGCGCCACGGGCGTCAAGGGCATTGCCCTGCGTCGTCAGGATGTGGTGGTGGCCGGTGTCATGCTCAAGGAATATGATCAGACAACGGAAATCATGTCCATATCCGCCAATGGCTACGGCAAGCGCACCCGCGTGGACCTGTACCGCATGCAGACCCGGGGCGGAAAGGGCATCATCAACTTCAAGGTGACGGCCAAGACCGGTCCCGTGGTGGGTGCCATGCCCGTGCGGGACAATGACGGCCTCATCATGCTGACCTCGGCCAACAAGATTGTGCGCATCGGCGTGGATGACGTGCGCAGCAAGGGCCGGGCCACCATGGGCGTCATGCTGGTGCGTCTGGATGAGGGCGCCCGCGTGGTGGGCTTTGACCGTCTGGACGAAGGCGGGCAGAGTGGCCATCGTCTGGACAGTGATGACGAGGACACGGCGGTCCAGACGCCGGAGAGCAGCCCGGCAGAAGCGCAGACCCCTGATCAAACCCCGTCCGGCAACTGAGCTGCCGGCAGAAAGAGCGGGCGGCACGTTGACGACGGGCCGCCCGTCGTATAGGCCTAGAGGCCGTTGCCGCGCTGTGACGTGGCGCATGCGCCTTGACGAAAACTGAACCCCTTGTGCCCTTGCAGCGGGCCGGACCGTCTTGGGCCGGGGGAAAAGAGGATAACGGATGATTCGTCACGAATGTGGTCTTTTCGGCATTTACGGGCATGAGGATGCGGCCCGACTTACCTATTTCGGCCTGTATGCCCAGCAGCATCGCGGCCAGGAAAGCGCGGGCATAGTGACCTGGGACGGCAGCACCCTGCATGACTACAAGGGCATGGGCCTGGTTCCCGATGTGTTCTCGGAATCCGTGCTCAGGGACCTGGAAGGGGACGTGGCCATCGGCCATGTGCGCTATTCCACCACGGGGCGTTCGCAGATGCGCAATGCCCAGCCCTTTGTGGCCCATTTTCGCGGGCAGGACATTGCCGTGGCCCACAACGGCAATCTGGTAAATACGGTGGAGCTGCGCGAGGAACTGGAAAGCGACGGGGCCATTTTCAGCACCACCAATGATACCGAAGTCTTTGTGCACCTGCTGGTGCGCGCCCTGCGCACCAAGAATCTGGTGGATGCCGTGCGTGACACCTGTGCGCGGGTGCGCGGCGCCTACTGCCTGCTGGTCATGTGCGGCAATACGCTGGTTGCCGTGCGCGATCCGCACGGCATGCACCCCCTGGCCCTGGGCCGTCTGGACAACAGCCCGGTTTTTGCGTCCGAAACCTGCGCCTTTGATCTGCTGGAAGCGGATTACGAACGCCCCATCGCCGCCGGCGAAGTCTATGTGGTGGACGAAAACGGCGAACGCAGCCTGCGCCTGCACGGACCGTTTCCGGAAAAGCCGCGCCAGTGCATCTTTGAGCTGGTCTACTTTGCCCGTCCGGATTCCTTTGTTTTCGGCGAGCAGGTCTATCAGTGCCGCAAGCAGATGGGCTGGCAGCTGGCGCACGAATCCACACCCGATGTGGACTTCATCATGCCGTTTCCGGATTCGGGCGTCTATTCGGCCGTGGGCTTTGCCCAGTGTGCCGAACTGCCCTACGAGCATGCCATGATCCGCAATCACTATGTGGGGCGTACCTTCATCCAGCCCACTCAGAGCATGCGCAACTTCGGCGTGCGTGTGAAGATCAATCCCGTGCGTTCCATGATCGAGGGCAAGCGCATCTGCATTGTGGATGATTCCATCGTGCGCGGCACCACCATGCGCACCCGCGTCAAGAAACTGCGCGAGCTGGGCGCCAAGGAAGTCCACATCCGCATCAGCTCTCCGCCGGTGAAGTTTCCCTGCTTCTACGGCATCGACTTTCCCTCGCGTTCGGAGCTGGTGGCTGCCGGCATGAGCCTTGAGGACATCGTGAAGGAACTGGATGTGGATTCCCTGCATTATCTGTCCATCGACGGCCTGCTGCGGTCAGTCATGCATTCCGACAGTTACTGCCTGGCCTGCTTCAACGGGGACTATCCCATTCCCTGTGCCGAAGTGGAGAGGCTTCGTCTTGAAAATCCCTGCGTGAAGAGCAACTGCTGAGGGGGACCAATGGCAGCTCATGTAACCCGCATCAAGGGGTTTGCGGACATGTTTCCGCCGGACTCCGATGCCTTTACCTTTATGGAAGCCACGGCGCGCCGCGTGTTCGGCCGCTGCGGCTTTGTGGAACTGCGCACGCCGGTGCTGGAATTTACCGATCTGTTCCGGCGTTCCATCGGTGAGGAAACCGATGTGGTGCAGAAGGAAATGTTCACCTTTCCCGACCGTAACGACCGCCTCATGACCCTGCGGCCGGAAGCCACGGCCGGTGTCATGCGGGCCTATATCGAGGATGCCCGGCATACCCGCGAAAGCGTGAGCCGCCTGTTCACCACCGGTCCCATGTTTCGCTATGAGCGCCCGCAGAAGGGGCGCATGCGCCAGTTCCATCAGATCAACTGCGAATGCCTTGGCTCGCACAGCCCCTATGCCGATGCGGACATGATCGTCATGCTCATGCGCTTTCTGCGCGAAATCGGCCTGACGGACCTGAGCCTCAAGATCAATTCCCTGGGCTGCGCCACCTGCCGTCCGGTC
Coding sequences:
- the purF gene encoding amidophosphoribosyltransferase is translated as MIRHECGLFGIYGHEDAARLTYFGLYAQQHRGQESAGIVTWDGSTLHDYKGMGLVPDVFSESVLRDLEGDVAIGHVRYSTTGRSQMRNAQPFVAHFRGQDIAVAHNGNLVNTVELREELESDGAIFSTTNDTEVFVHLLVRALRTKNLVDAVRDTCARVRGAYCLLVMCGNTLVAVRDPHGMHPLALGRLDNSPVFASETCAFDLLEADYERPIAAGEVYVVDENGERSLRLHGPFPEKPRQCIFELVYFARPDSFVFGEQVYQCRKQMGWQLAHESTPDVDFIMPFPDSGVYSAVGFAQCAELPYEHAMIRNHYVGRTFIQPTQSMRNFGVRVKINPVRSMIEGKRICIVDDSIVRGTTMRTRVKKLRELGAKEVHIRISSPPVKFPCFYGIDFPSRSELVAAGMSLEDIVKELDVDSLHYLSIDGLLRSVMHSDSYCLACFNGDYPIPCAEVERLRLENPCVKSNC